The following proteins are co-located in the Methanoregula sp. UBA64 genome:
- a CDS encoding serpin family protein: MKRGFLYCLILISSLVLLLLAAGCTSTPSAPAGQESKNVSPSETSSPAGSSAASVVDANNLFSASLYRELAAGDATGNIFFSPFSISSAFAITYEGARGTTADQIRSVFYFPANQIAMREGYAAENGAINAKNAGYTLSTANALWAEKTYVFLPAYTATAEQYYGANTTNLDFVNQPEASRQTINTWVADQTNNKILDLLPAGSITAMTRLVITNAVYFKGTWEKQFDAGQTADAPFTTPDGSNITVKMMQQTGDGATFPYAATRDIQMLSLPYTAKDNNGLSMVILLPRHNDISAAVPYLDPANLSALEQNASTRQVKVYIPKFKIEAQYSLAGTLSSMGMPTAFSDSADFSGMDGKKDLFISDAVHKACIEVNEEGTEAAAATGVVLATKAVVVGNEEPVPVFKADHPFLFVIQDNDTGTVLFTGRITNPNGS, from the coding sequence ATGAAACGTGGTTTCCTGTACTGCCTGATCCTTATCTCATCCCTTGTCCTTCTCCTGCTTGCAGCGGGGTGTACCTCGACCCCTTCGGCCCCGGCCGGACAGGAAAGTAAGAATGTATCGCCCTCGGAGACATCCTCGCCGGCCGGGAGCTCCGCTGCCAGCGTTGTCGATGCAAACAACCTCTTCTCCGCGAGCCTGTACCGCGAGCTTGCCGCAGGAGATGCCACGGGGAACATCTTCTTCTCGCCGTTCTCCATCTCGTCTGCCTTTGCCATCACGTACGAAGGGGCACGCGGGACGACCGCCGACCAGATCCGGTCCGTATTTTACTTCCCGGCAAACCAGATCGCAATGCGGGAAGGATATGCCGCAGAGAATGGAGCGATCAACGCGAAGAACGCCGGTTACACGTTGAGCACGGCAAATGCCCTCTGGGCGGAGAAGACCTACGTCTTCCTCCCCGCGTACACCGCCACGGCGGAACAGTACTACGGCGCCAATACCACGAACCTCGACTTCGTCAACCAGCCCGAGGCTTCGCGCCAGACCATCAACACCTGGGTAGCGGACCAGACCAATAACAAGATCCTCGACCTGCTGCCTGCCGGGTCCATCACCGCCATGACGAGGCTCGTGATCACCAACGCCGTCTATTTCAAGGGTACCTGGGAGAAGCAGTTCGACGCCGGCCAGACTGCCGATGCCCCGTTTACCACCCCGGACGGCTCGAACATCACAGTAAAGATGATGCAGCAGACCGGCGACGGTGCCACCTTCCCGTACGCAGCTACCAGAGATATCCAGATGCTCTCCCTGCCTTACACGGCAAAGGACAATAACGGGCTCTCGATGGTGATCCTCCTGCCCCGCCACAACGATATTTCAGCTGCCGTCCCGTACCTTGACCCGGCCAACCTCTCGGCGCTGGAGCAGAACGCATCCACCCGGCAGGTAAAGGTGTACATCCCGAAGTTCAAGATCGAGGCACAGTACTCCCTTGCCGGGACGCTCTCTTCTATGGGAATGCCCACGGCATTCTCTGACAGTGCCGACTTCTCCGGGATGGACGGGAAAAAGGACCTCTTTATCAGCGATGCCGTCCACAAGGCCTGTATCGAGGTAAACGAGGAAGGCACGGAAGCGGCTGCGGCAACGGGTGTTGTCCTCGCAACCAAAGCAGTGGTGGTCGGGAACGAAGAGCCGGTCCCGGTCTTTAAGGCCGATCACCCGTTCCTCTTCGTGATACAGGACAACGATACGGGTACCGTCCTCTTTACCGGGCGGATCACGAACCCGAACGGCTCGTAA
- a CDS encoding DNA alkylation repair protein: MDQVVRQIRQDLNGMADPGIQKSSKRFFKEEIRCYGIRTTAVVALAKKYYKEIKGRDKQEIFALCEELYRSGYMEESFIVSQWAHSLSGRYEPEDLAVFARWIDTYITNWASCDGFCNHTLGDFFEQYPEYIAELQQWTQSKNRWMRRAAAVSLIVPAKHGKFLDESLAIAGLLLTDTDDMVQKGYGWLLKEASRKHTEEVFGFVMRNKKAMPRTALRYAIELMPKELKAEAMKKD, translated from the coding sequence ATGGACCAGGTCGTCAGGCAGATACGGCAGGATCTCAACGGGATGGCAGACCCCGGGATCCAGAAATCATCGAAGCGGTTTTTCAAGGAAGAGATCCGGTGTTACGGGATCAGGACCACAGCGGTCGTTGCCCTCGCAAAAAAGTACTATAAGGAGATCAAAGGCCGGGACAAGCAGGAGATCTTCGCCCTCTGCGAAGAGCTGTACAGATCCGGATACATGGAGGAGTCCTTTATCGTCTCGCAATGGGCGCACTCCCTCTCCGGCCGGTACGAACCGGAGGATCTTGCAGTCTTTGCCCGCTGGATCGATACCTACATCACGAACTGGGCCTCCTGCGACGGCTTCTGCAACCATACCCTGGGGGACTTCTTCGAACAGTACCCTGAATATATCGCCGAATTACAACAGTGGACGCAGTCAAAGAACCGCTGGATGCGGCGGGCGGCGGCGGTCTCCCTGATTGTCCCGGCAAAGCACGGAAAATTCCTTGACGAATCCCTCGCGATTGCCGGTCTTCTCCTGACCGATACCGACGACATGGTACAGAAAGGGTACGGCTGGCTCTTAAAAGAAGCGAGCCGGAAACACACCGAAGAAGTGTTCGGTTTTGTCATGCGCAACAAAAAGGCCATGCCCCGGACGGCTCTCCGGTATGCAATCGAGCTGATGCCAAAGGAGCTCAAAGCGGAGGCAATGAAAAAGGACTGA
- a CDS encoding winged helix-turn-helix transcriptional regulator, which yields MTYVKNGKTYHCTVEATLDVIGGKWKPLILWHLGDSVMRFGELQKSLHGVNAKMLTKQLRELEEDGVIRRTVYPEVPPRVEYAITEFGKTLIPILEALCTWGAQYLGTQNGKGKAAEYQCPAKAGKIKSE from the coding sequence ATGACCTATGTGAAAAATGGCAAGACCTACCACTGCACCGTGGAGGCAACGCTTGATGTGATTGGCGGCAAATGGAAACCTCTTATCCTCTGGCACCTCGGCGATTCCGTGATGCGCTTCGGGGAACTCCAGAAAAGCCTGCACGGCGTGAACGCGAAGATGCTCACCAAGCAGCTCCGCGAGCTCGAAGAGGACGGGGTGATCCGGCGCACGGTCTACCCGGAGGTCCCGCCCCGGGTCGAGTACGCGATCACCGAGTTCGGCAAGACCCTTATTCCCATCCTCGAAGCCCTCTGCACGTGGGGGGCGCAGTACCTCGGCACCCAGAACGGCAAGGGAAAAGCGGCGGAGTACCAGTGCCCGGCAAAGGCCGGGAAGATCAAGAGCGAATAG
- the pdxS gene encoding pyridoxal 5'-phosphate synthase lyase subunit PdxS, protein MKLEELRFGTELIKRGFASMQKGGVIMDVVNAEQAKIAESAGAVAVMSLERVPSDIRKMGGVARMADPQKVQEIIDAVSIPVMGKVRIGHFVEAQVLEVLGVDMIDESEVLTPADEEFHIDKKQFKVPFVCGARNLGEALRRVNEGAAMIRTKGEAGTGNVVEAVRHMRAIMGEIRKVQGMDIQERIAYARSIEAPAELVIECATRGRLPVVNFSAGGIATPSDAALMMQLGADGVFVGSGIFKSSNPEKMAKAIVEAVNHYKDPAVIAKVSTGLGDAMPGLDVHTLRPDEVLQTRGK, encoded by the coding sequence ATGAAACTTGAAGAACTGAGATTTGGCACCGAGCTTATCAAGCGCGGCTTTGCATCCATGCAGAAAGGGGGCGTGATCATGGATGTCGTCAATGCCGAGCAGGCGAAGATCGCCGAGAGCGCCGGTGCCGTCGCAGTCATGTCTCTTGAGCGGGTGCCGTCCGATATCCGTAAGATGGGCGGCGTCGCCCGGATGGCAGACCCCCAAAAGGTCCAGGAGATCATCGATGCGGTCTCGATCCCGGTGATGGGCAAGGTCAGGATCGGCCACTTTGTCGAGGCACAGGTGCTCGAGGTGCTCGGCGTCGACATGATCGACGAGAGCGAGGTCCTGACCCCGGCAGACGAGGAATTCCATATCGACAAGAAGCAGTTCAAGGTTCCGTTCGTCTGCGGTGCGCGGAACCTCGGCGAGGCGCTCCGCCGGGTAAACGAGGGCGCGGCCATGATCCGTACAAAAGGCGAGGCAGGTACCGGCAATGTTGTCGAAGCCGTGCGCCACATGCGGGCGATCATGGGCGAGATCCGGAAGGTCCAGGGCATGGATATCCAGGAGCGGATTGCCTATGCACGGAGCATCGAGGCCCCGGCTGAGCTCGTGATCGAATGCGCCACCCGCGGCCGGCTCCCGGTCGTGAACTTCTCGGCAGGCGGTATTGCCACCCCCTCGGACGCGGCGCTCATGATGCAGCTCGGGGCCGACGGGGTCTTTGTCGGGTCGGGGATTTTTAAGTCTTCGAACCCCGAGAAGATGGCAAAGGCGATCGTGGAAGCGGTCAACCACTACAAGGATCCCGCCGTAATCGCAAAAGTCAGCACGGGCCTTGGCGATGCAATGCCGGGCCTCGACGTTCACACCCTCCGTCCCGATGAGGTGTTGCAGACCCGTGGGAAGTAA
- the pdxT gene encoding pyridoxal 5'-phosphate synthase glutaminase subunit PdxT encodes MGSKGIKVGVLALQGDVSEHIDAFLKALLSLGYAEGSAVIEVRSPADLAGCDALAIPGGESTTISRLIDKNGLYEPIKNFKGGIFATCAGLILMATEVGDARVHSLGLMDMTVDRNAFGRQRESFEADIPVEGLAGGPFHAVFIRGPVIKEARDGVKVLSRIDQGIVAVGKGKHIALAFHPELGGDLRLHERFLRANGL; translated from the coding sequence GTGGGAAGTAAAGGAATAAAAGTCGGCGTGCTCGCCCTTCAGGGAGACGTGAGCGAGCACATCGACGCTTTTTTGAAGGCTCTTCTCTCGCTCGGATATGCAGAGGGTTCGGCAGTAATCGAGGTGAGGAGCCCGGCGGATCTTGCCGGCTGCGACGCGCTTGCTATCCCCGGCGGGGAATCGACTACCATCTCGCGGCTGATCGACAAGAACGGCCTGTATGAACCGATAAAAAATTTCAAGGGCGGTATCTTTGCTACCTGTGCCGGGCTGATCCTCATGGCAACCGAGGTCGGCGACGCACGGGTCCACAGCCTGGGTCTTATGGACATGACGGTGGACCGGAACGCGTTTGGCCGGCAGCGGGAGTCGTTTGAAGCCGATATCCCGGTCGAGGGCCTTGCCGGGGGGCCGTTCCACGCGGTCTTCATCCGCGGCCCGGTGATAAAAGAGGCCCGGGACGGCGTGAAGGTACTGAGCCGGATAGACCAGGGCATTGTTGCAGTCGGGAAGGGAAAGCACATAGCCCTTGCCTTCCACCCCGAGCTCGGCGGCGACCTCCGGCTCCACGAGCGGTTCCTGAGGGCAAACGGGCTCTGA